The following is a genomic window from Anaerolineae bacterium.
GTACACGGGGCGGTAGCGTTTTGGGGATGGAGTTGGGAACGCCGGCGGGATTACTTCTCCTCGGAAGCGCCGGCCTCTTGGGAAGCTTCTGCCGAGGCGGCCTTGGCTTCGGCCTCTACCTCTTTGCCCGCTTCCTCAACCTCGCGGCTGGCCTTGCGGAACTCGCGGATGCCGCGCCCCAACGCACCGCCGACCTCGGCCAGTTTGCCGGCACCGAACAGGATCAGCACGATCACCAGGATGATGATCAGTTCAGGCACACCCAGTTGTGGCATGGGATATATCCTCCAGCTCGTGTGATCTCACTGCTCATTGGTCGTACCAGTTGGCCGCATTATACACCCGCCGGCAGGGAAAGGCAAATTATCCGGGGCCGCGCAGAGCGGATGTCTCAACAGCCGGCGCGCCGGCGCGCATGCGGCCGGAACAGGAAGGGGAGGAACGAGCGCGCCGCCTTCACCACTCGCACGAATTCGTCCGGATGGCTCGTGATCTGGGTGAGTTTGGAAAGGATGTAGCGCGGCCGCAGGTAAAACTGCCGGCGCGCTTCGTCGCACCAGGCCACCAGCTCCTCTGCCGGCAGGCCGGGCAGGTCCACCACGCAGTTGTGCAGTCCCTCTTCGGTCACCCAGCGGCGGAAATCTCGTGTTCGCAAATAGCCACTGCGCTCAGCCCAGGCGTAGGCCTCTGTGCCGGGGTAGACCATCAGCGGGAAGAACTGCGCCGTGTCGGGGTTCAGCTCTTTGGCCAACTGCAGGGTGCGCGCCAGAGATTGGCGGGTTTCGCCTGGACAGCCGGCCATGAAACAGCCATGCACCAGGATGCCGGCGCGGCGGGCATCGCGCATGAAGCGCTTCATTTGCTCGGTGGTGATGCCCTTGCGAATCTGGCGCAGGACCTCATCATCGCCGCTCTCGAACCCGACGCAGAGCATGCGACAGCCGGCGGCTTTGAGCGCTTTCAGCGTCTCATAGTCCACATCGGCGCGTGAGTTGGCGGTGAAGGTCAGCCCGGTGCGCGCCTGGCGCAGGCGCTCTGCCAGCTCGCGACAGCGCTCGCGGTTTACGGTCAGCGTGTCATCCTCGATAAAGACGTGCTTGATGTAGGGAAGCTCGCGGGCGATGTATTCGAATTCCGCCACGACGTTGGCCGGACTGCGGTAGCGGTAGCGCCGGCCCTGAAAGGTCTGGGGGTAGACGCAGTACACACAGCGGTGCGGACAACCGCGACCGGTGACAATGGCCACCTGCGGATAGGGGGTGATGGCATAGAAGTAGTGCAGGGGGTTCAGGTGCGTCTTATACACGCGCGTCACGAAGGGCAGGGTATCCAGGTCTTCGATAAATGGGCGGTCGGGGTTGTGGATGACGGCGCCATCCTTGCGAAAGCTCAGGCCGGCAACCCCTTCCAGAGGCCCGCCGGCCACCAGCGTCTTTGCCAGCTCCAGCAGGGTGTATTCGTACTCATGCCGGGCGACGGCGTCGAGCGCCGGCGCGCCTGCCAGCGCCTCGTCCGGCAGAGCGGATACGTGCGGGCCGACGGAGACGCAGAACACGGCCGGCCGAACGGCTTTCAGCTCCTGCACCACCCGCATATCGTTGTCAAAGCTGGGGGTGCTGGTATCCGTGACCAGCAGATGGGGCTGCCACGTCGCGACCAGTTCGCGCAACTGCTCCAGTGTGGTGCCATCCGCCGGCGCGTCGATCAGCCGCACCTGACAGCCGGCGTCCTCCAGCACGCCGGTCGCGTACGCCAGCCAGATGGGGTAGTACAGCGTTCCGCTCTTGGTGACCGCCGGACTGCGCTGGGCGCGCGAGAAGCGCGGCAGGAAAGGCGGGTTCAACATCAGCACCCGCAGTTGCGCCAGGTATGCCGGAAACGGCCGTTCTTCGGTCATGGTGCGTTCCTGTGCGAGCGTCCCAGGTATGCCCACAGCCGGCGCGTGGTCCTGCGCTCAAAGAGCGCCAGGAAGGCCGCGCAGTACAGGACCACAAGCCCCGCGCCGGCGCTGATCAGTCCCATGATGCCCTGGATATGGGGAGCGGTGAGCAGTCCTATCGGGACCGTCAGCAGGGTACAGACCAATGCCGGCGCGATGAGGCCGGCGTAGGCTATTTTCAGCTCTCTGGCGATTATGATACACGAAA
Proteins encoded in this region:
- a CDS encoding radical SAM protein; the protein is MTEERPFPAYLAQLRVLMLNPPFLPRFSRAQRSPAVTKSGTLYYPIWLAYATGVLEDAGCQVRLIDAPADGTTLEQLRELVATWQPHLLVTDTSTPSFDNDMRVVQELKAVRPAVFCVSVGPHVSALPDEALAGAPALDAVARHEYEYTLLELAKTLVAGGPLEGVAGLSFRKDGAVIHNPDRPFIEDLDTLPFVTRVYKTHLNPLHYFYAITPYPQVAIVTGRGCPHRCVYCVYPQTFQGRRYRYRSPANVVAEFEYIARELPYIKHVFIEDDTLTVNRERCRELAERLRQARTGLTFTANSRADVDYETLKALKAAGCRMLCVGFESGDDEVLRQIRKGITTEQMKRFMRDARRAGILVHGCFMAGCPGETRQSLARTLQLAKELNPDTAQFFPLMVYPGTEAYAWAERSGYLRTRDFRRWVTEEGLHNCVVDLPGLPAEELVAWCDEARRQFYLRPRYILSKLTQITSHPDEFVRVVKAARSFLPFLFRPHARRRAGC
- the tatA gene encoding twin-arginine translocase TatA/TatE family subunit — encoded protein: MPQLGVPELIIILVIVLILFGAGKLAEVGGALGRGIREFRKASREVEEAGKEVEAEAKAASAEASQEAGASEEK